Within Oncorhynchus keta strain PuntledgeMale-10-30-2019 chromosome 3, Oket_V2, whole genome shotgun sequence, the genomic segment CATCATTGTCATCCCCACGTTCACTATACAAACTGTGATGgtctcccctcacacacacacgtgaggCCTGAAGCACTGTTTCAGCATTCCACCTCTCCTATTGTTATGACGTCTGCTTTGAATAACCAGAGAAGTAAATTTAAAAAAACTCCCGTTAAATTCTTGACTTTGTTCTCAATGTTGGGTTTTTCTGTTCCCTCGTGAAAATATAATTTATGATTGACGCATTGATATTCATTCAAtatgattttttttctttaattGATTTCCCCACTTGTGCTATTCAGGTTGTACATTTATATAAAAACTCCTTGTATTCCAAATCAATATTTCCCCTCCTTATTACAGCTATCTGCCTGGACATGTTTTTGTGGAAGGGCCAGACTGTGACATAATTTCCTCCTTTGTTTTGGGTTTTGTTTTCTGTCTGCTGTAAAAGATGGCTCTTTCCCTGCCTTCTTCCTCTGTTAACTTTCAATTGTCATCGAAGTGCCTGAATTCCCCCCTCTGAATCCATAGAAAGAGTTGGGCAGTGACCCACAGAACTGGAATAGGAGCCAGAGCTCTCAGCCTTCTTTGAAATGCTGAAAGCCTCCAGAGCCCCATTGACCCGCTGCACTGATGCCATTGTATTGCTTTCACGACTGTTCTGCTTTTTTGTGTTCTAAAAACCTCTTTGTAGTTGAGTGTCGAACCCACCAGGCACAGACGTTAACGGATATCtgttacatttggttgagttatcAACTAATGTGAAATCAAAAAGATTTCACTaggtcattggatttaggttcaaaatTGGGCGAACAATAGATTAAATACGTTGATGagtttttgcaaatccaatcagtttcccACGTTGATTCATCGTCATCAcatatattttgttgttgttgaaatgatgTGGCAACGACGTTTATTCAACCAGTGTTTTGTCCAGTTTCTAATAAATTTGAGTTCTCTTTCAAAGTGCACAAAGAGGTGAAGGTGAGACAGAATTGTTAGTTTGGTCAGTCCCTCACCTCTCGGTCTGTCCAAGTCAATATTATCAGAGATTCTAGCTCTTCAAGGACAGACCTGAAATGGTCCCCATCTGTAGTGTTCACTAACATACGAGAACTACATAATTTATCTTCTTCTAACCCCCATCATTATTAGTTATGGCCAACAGGAAAGTATGGATGTTTGTGTCTTTGAATTTGGACCGGAGAGCCTCTCTTAGTCTGAATGACCACAGTGCTTCACCTACCAATTGAAGGCTGTAGAACACTTCACAAATTGTTGGTTTCCAATCTCGCCAGGACAACTTCTGTCtttgaataaataaaaaaacagtccCCTTTTCTCTGCAATGTTTCAATTGCTTTGAGGTTCTCTTAATTTCAACATAATAAATCAACGGGACTGGAAGCCTAACATATTTATAGCATTTCAAACTTTTAAAATTAAGCACTAGAACTGATAAGATGACTATTCATGAACCGAGCCTCTAGTGGTTTCTGTACCCATACGCCATCTAAGTTTCATAACCGGTGCTCTCAGTTTTGTTAATTTCAGGCTAGATTAGGACTGCTATCGGCTTTAGAACAGTGTCAGCTACTGCATTGGTCATATGCTGTTTCCCATAGATTTTTCCCATAAAACTAATATAATTTTATCCTACCTTGGATGTTGTGGTTGTTGAGGCTAAGATTTAAATTTTGTAAAGTTGCATTTATTCTCATTTGGTGTGTATTTCCGTGTTGTTTTGTTTCTCATGGCTGTGCTAAGACACACACCCTCATCAGTACTGTCTAAGCTATTTCAACACTTCTAAAGTTTACAAGAGCTTTATTCACAAATCTGGAAATGAATGGAataatgtaaatacatttgtaaaTATTGCCTATTGGAAATTAGAAACTGTAGACTACTTTTCTGAATCCAAtcctatttttattttatacagCATTTCTCAGTTATTTGAAAGTCAGATTAAAAAGGTATACAAAGCCAAATGCAGGAACATGATCTTTGTACCAATTTCAAGAATGTCTTTGGTTACTTGTATATAATTTTAACTAGAATAAAAATTGCTACTTTCAGTATACCGTGTCtgatattttttgtatttttgtacACTTCTGTACGTTTGTATCATGTTTTGGAATAATCTATTGCCCGTTTTTACAGACCATAAACTGCCCCTATAACTTTCAGACATGCGAAAGAAGCCGAAGCCGATAAAGCTCATATTGATGCGTACATATGTTTTTACTTCAGCCAGATAATCTACATAAGGTTTCAAACAAGAATCAACATGTTTtgtattaaaaaaacaaatacaatcaGTTATTTTGTGCCACTAGTTCTCTCCCACGGGTTCATAAACCCTCGCAGCTCTGTCTTCTGTTCTTCGAATGGCGCGCGCATCACGTTTCCACTGTCTCTACATTTATTGTATGTACCTGGCCTAGGTAGCTTTACAGTTGCGTCTTCTGTGGAGTTCATTGTTGACCTTCCCGTTGGGGCCGTGTCCACTTTCGCCGTGCTCTCAAGTTCAGTGGTGCTGAATTCCGCTACGGAGGGCCTGTCCTGCAACAAGTCGCTGAGCGTCGATATGTATATCTGCGCCATCTGAAGAGTCTCTGATTTGGACAGCTTCTTGTCGCTCTCCAGGTTAGGGATAACGCTCCTGAGCCGGTCGAAGGCAACATTGAGGCCGAGCATCCTCCTTCTCTCCCGGGCGTTTGCAGCCATGCGCCGCCGCCTTTGCGCTCTGTCGATGGTGCTCTTGTCCTGTTCGACGGATCCGAGCCCTGGCAACCTGAGTTCCCCAATAGCGCACGTGTCACATTCGCTCCTgcgctctactctctcctctatccAACTGGTCTGCACAAGAGCTCCATGTGGCAGGTCTATAGGATGCACTTTCAAATCCGCAACAGTGTCTGCGTTTCTGGAGATGTATGGCGCAAATAGACTTTTGCGGCGTTGCATTGTCCTGACTAGGGTATAGATTCAACAGTGCAGACGTAACTGAACTTCTAGACCCGTGGTTTTAAAAAAGTTTCTGGTGTGAGGGGAGAATTTATTGACAAACGCCAGAGCTTGTGAGGATGCTATGGGCGTGGCAAGGGTCGTGTGCGCGTAATGAATAGAGTTAGATCCCTTTGATAATGTCAGCAGGAAGTCTTATTAACCAAGGTCATCAAAAGTGGATTAGGTCCATCTGAGTGATCGCTGTGCGCATGGGGCTTGGCTGGGCTCTGGGCAGAAGAGCGATCAGGCCACTTTTTTGGAGCTCGTTGTCTAGAAGTTTTATTAAGATTTATCCTATATGCTAATACCCCCCCCACCAATTCCAAAATCAACGTTTTCATAATTGCAACCATGGGAAAATATAGATTTTATGAAATAGTAGACTTTTAGGAGAAATCATAGGCCTTCATTTACATAGTCACAAATGGATTTGTAGGCTGGATCATTTAATTCAAGGGTGTAGCCTTATGctcacaagagagagagaggaaaacctTGGGTCACATGTATTTATACTTATTTATGTTAAAAGCTAAATGAACAGTAGGATAACGGACAGGCAGGCCACAAACGCAATGTGTATAATCTCTTCCGATTTAGCGCTGTCCACTAAAGCGATGTGGCCCTATTTTCTCTGCGCACATCAGCACTGCGGTAACCCACGCCTTCCTTAGTCTGGCAACTGCCTCTTCAAAAATCTGTAAATGAATAATACACACATATTGTAGAGTGGTCTCAGAGTTGGATAGTTGGCGAGCTCCAGCAACACGTGGTAGGAGGTCCTGACAGTTGTTGGCACACTCCTCATATTAAATTTAATGAAGCGTCTCATTGAACCGAGGGGGCAGGCCTGCGATCAAACCCCGCCGGACGAGTAGATTAGAGCCCCCCCCATGACGAGGGTAAATTGGAGCGCATACATGCCTGTCAGAGCAAGACAAGAAGAAATGAGACCAAATTTCACTGACGGGATTAGCGGTGGAGGGTAAAAGGGGAAAAGCTTCTTCTTTTCAGTGTTTGCCATCACCAACAAAAGACGCAAACCGGACGCACGAGCCAAGTGTTGGAGAGAGGCACACACTTGTCAGAAGTCATTAAATTCGGCTGCGCATCGAGTAAAGTAATGAAACCAGCGCATTCTAATGAAAAGGGATTTACCTGGAAATTATGATCAAACTATTCGAGTTATTCCTAATATGCGGATTTTAATAGGCCTAAAACAATTTACTTGATGAAATTAGTAGGCCTATCTGATTTAAGACGGAAAATAATTGCGGCATGTTTATTTGATTAATCATGGTAGATTGCTAATAAACCATTGCTTTTAGCGAAGAAGTAAAACATCACTATATCCGTTATTTTCACAAATTAGCCTAATCTTAAACCTAATTAGCATTTTACTGGGAGAAGAAAAAGAGGACATTCATCTAGGCCTATTGGAAATACACTTAGTTCAGAACAGCAGAGCAAACAGAACCCATGGTCATCATcagtgatgtaaagtacttaagtaaaaatactttcaagtactacttaaggagtttttttttggtatctgtactttactttactatttttatttcatgacaacttactttactacattcccaaagaaaatactgtacatttttcatacatttcccctgacaccTTAAAGTACcccttacattttgaatgcttagaagGACAGGAAGATTGTCAAATTCAAGCACATGTAAAGAGTACATCCCTGCCTcggatctggcggactcactaaacacaaatgctttgtttgtaaattatgtctgactgttggagtgtgcccctggttatccatacaattaaaaaaacaagaaatggtgccgtctggtttgcttaatataagtaatttgaaattatttatacttttacttttgatacttaagtacatttgatCAATTCCATTTccatttgatacttaagtatatttaaaaccaaatactttaaaaCTTTTACTTCacgtagtattttactgggtaactcacttttacttgagtaattttctattaacgtatctttacttttactcaagtatgacaattgggtggGTACTTCTTCCACCACTGGTCATTATATAGTATATTGCTAAAATATTGGCTAGCCAGGCTTTTGCTTGATAATTTTGTATAAAATAGTGTAAAAATATTGTAAACTACATTCCGTCTATAATCCGGCGCCGATTTGATTTCTAACCTTGCACCTGTTTGAGGCTACCGTGCTGGCTGCGGTAGCAAGCCCTCGCCATCATCTAGGGTCTCGTCACTTTCACATTAACAACAACCCTTCTAGACGTCACCTATAATTTTAGCAAACCTTAACCCTTGTCCTAACCTTAAACTAATTattctaacctgctacgttaattctctaACCTACTGCGTAAATTATCCAAACATGCTAGGAAAAGTCACTTGTGACATTAGCAGCATCCCATCTAGTCAAAACCATCATCTAGGCACAGACAGATGTGCACCACCAAAAAAGGCTCTGCATGGTCAATCCGACGTCTGCATTGGCCGTGCGGAATTTACGGTGATATGGCCTCTGCAGCGGTCAGGGCAATCATTCATACTTGCACTTAGTTGtgcagagctgttgtcaaggaagtgaatttgtgtttatacaggacctcccgcccccacctaccgtcaaccagTCATGTCAATACAAGCTATATGGAGCCctccacattgttacacaatttAAGAGAAGCACAGTGAGGCGGTACTGAGCTCAATTGAGCCTTCGCGTGCCTCCAGAGGCTACACAATATTCCGTCACACTATCCGTACCGCGCCTCTACCACATTTttggatcaagcataaattggctcTTATCCATAAAGCTCAATCACCCTGGTAAATATtgacataaagaaaaacccttgaatgagtaggtgtgtccaaactttgtatttttattttatttattaaatcgacaacaatacaataaaaacaaaaatgtacCTTCCTAAAAACGTTATCAAATTAGTCTACagtcactgagggagagatggtGCATGGGCTATGTGGGTACCAAGAATGTCTGGCTATCATAAAACTTCTACCTTTCCAATCCTTCTAATTTTATCCTAATCATGGACTGTGGACATTCTGTCTCATTTTCAAGTTACATGGAAATTAAATGAGTTAATTAACATGATTTTTCCACTTAGTGGATAACCACTTTAGGGTGCTATTTGAATTGCTTTACGGTTTCTCACTTCTGTCACTTGTAACTATTTGATTAACTTTTCCATAAGAACATACATTTGCTGTGTGTTACATTGTAAGTGGTTCTCCTTTCTATTGaatttaaggttagggcta encodes:
- the atoh1c gene encoding transcription factor Atoh1, translated to MQRRKSLFAPYISRNADTVADLKVHPIDLPHGALVQTSWIEERVERRSECDTCAIGELRLPGLGSVEQDKSTIDRAQRRRRMAANARERRRMLGLNVAFDRLRSVIPNLESDKKLSKSETLQMAQIYISTLSDLLQDRPSVAEFSTTELESTAKVDTAPTGRSTMNSTEDATVKLPRPGTYNKCRDSGNVMRAPFEEQKTELRGFMNPWERTSGTK